In Carassius carassius chromosome 5, fCarCar2.1, whole genome shotgun sequence, one genomic interval encodes:
- the psat1 gene encoding phosphoserine aminotransferase codes for MEKKQTINFGAGPAKLPQSVLLQAQKEMLDCSGTGISILEMSHRSSDFSKIINTTENLLRELLNVPENYKILFLQGGGSGQFSGVPLNLIGLKEDRCADYLVTGTWSAKAAKEAEKYGKVNVIHPKMDSYTKIPDSSTWSLNPSASYVYYCCNETVHGVEFNFIPDTKGVLLVSDMSSNFLSRPVDVSKFGLIFAGAQKNVGCAGVTVVIVREDLMGKALNECPIILDYQVQAGNNSLYNTPPCFSIYIMGLVLEWIKNNGGADAMERLNKQKSDIVYDIINCSNGFYSCPVDMACRSRMNIPFRIGKKEGDESLEKAFLDGASKLGMISLKGHRSVGGIRASLYNAVTVEDVKALGAYMEEFLKNHQ; via the exons ATGGAGAAGAAACAGACCATCAATTTCGGAGCGGGTCCAGCTAAACTTCCACAGTCG GTTTTACTTCAAGCACAGAAGGAGATGCTGGATTGCAGTGGCACTGGGATAAGCATTCTTG AAATGAGCCACAGatcgtctgatttctccaagatTATAAACACTACTGAAAACCTTCTCCGTGAGCTTCT GAATGTACCTGAAAACTATAAGATACTGTTCCTGCAAGGCGGAGGCTCGGGACAGTTCAGTGGGGTTCCTCTGAATCTGATTGGTCTGAAGGAGGACAGGTGTGCTGATTATCTGGTCACTGGGACGTGGTCTGCAAAGGCAGCCAAAGAGGCAGAGAAGTATGGAAAAGTGAACGTGATTCATCCAAAAATGGATAGCTACACCA AAATCCCAGACAGTAGCACTTGGTCACTGAATCCTTCAGCATCTTACGTCTATTACTGCTGCAATGAGACGGTGCACGGCGTTGAGTTTAACTTCATCCCGGACACTAAAGGAGTGCTTCTTGTCAGTGATATGTCATCAAACTTCCTCTCCAGGCCAGTAGATGTGTCAAAG tttggTCTGATATTTGCCGGCGCACAGAAGAATGTCGGGTGTGCTGGTGTGACGGTTGTCATTGTCAGAGAGGATTTGATGGGCAAGGCTTTGAACGAGTGCCCTATTATACTGGACTATCAGGTGCAGGCTGGCAATAACTCACTCTACAACACTCCTCCATGCTTCAG TATTTACATTATGGGTTTGGTTCTGGAGTGGATCAAGAACAACGGAGGGGCGGATGCCATGGAACGACTGAACAAACAGAAATCGGACATCGTCTATGACATTATCAACTGCTCCAATGGATTTTACTC ATGCCCGGTTGACATGGCGTGCCGAAGCCGCATGAACATTCCATTCCGAATCGGAAAGAAGGAAGGGGATGAAAGTCTTGAAAAGGCATTTCTTGATGGTGCTTCTAAACTTGGCATGATCTCACTTAAAGGACACAG GTCTGTGGGTGGCATCCGGGCTTCCCTGTACAATGCAGTGACTGTTGAAGATGTGAAGGCTCTTGGCGCCTATATGGAAGAATTCCTGAAGAACCACCAGTAG
- the tmem116 gene encoding transmembrane protein 116, whose amino-acid sequence MDVFGQNTSHMNTTTPTENWISIYSIVRWIQITMAVLSIIGAGSIIVFACLKGLVRKPEVLPLFLLSVTDLLLALSWMCGGLLFTQSCKAYRTCYNLHIVEQTLYMASFFYTLHYVWVLYYGLKGKYKRLNGFPAENPADTRSCRYLGPVVSCLLPLMLTAPVFVAGNVFQCYTNFTQPYRCLLMHTGAVYLTSSVNTEKTACSVIQEYCVAIFLITFFLTFIGITILMCKARSLYKRLVTSQGFFGDNHWETLRLLERRMLLYPSAFFFCWGPAIFLATMMLVKPDMIEGRMGVILYILQAFTSASQGLLNCLVYGWTQQHFRSLSSSSTLRDTDTQTPLLRSQKRNYAALKSAASLTNFV is encoded by the exons ATGGACGTTTTTGGCCAAAATACGTCACACATGAACACCACCACTCCGACTGAAAACTGGATATCT aTATACTCTATAGTTCGATGGATTCAAATAACAATGGCCGTCCTAAG CATTATAGGTGCTGGCTCTATAATCGTATTTGCCTGTTTAAAAGGACTAGTAAGAAAACCAGAG GTGCTGCCATTGTTCTTGTTAAGTGTAACAGACCTGCTGTTAGCATTGAGTTGGATGTGTGGAGGTCTTCTCTTCACTCAGTCCTGTAAAGCTTACAGAACCTGCTACAACCTCCACATAGTGGAACAG ACGCTTTACATGGCCTCGTTCTTCTATACTCTGCACTATGTTTGGGTGCTCTACTACGGACTGAAGGGGAAGTACAAGAGACTCAACGGTTTCCCAGCCGAG AATCCAGCAGACACAAGAAGCTGCAGATATCTTGGTCCTGTAGTGTCATG TCTTTTGCCTTTAATGCTCACAGCACCTGTGTTTGTAGCAGGAAATGTGTTTCAGTGTTATACAAACTTCACTCAGCCGTACAG ATGTTTGCTGATGCATACAGGGGCTGTGTATCTCACATCATCTGTAAATACAGAGAAGACAGCATGTAGTGTCATTCAAGAGTACTGCGTGGCCATTTTCCTGATTACCTTCTTCTTGACATTCATTGGCATCACG ATTCTCATGTGTAAAGCTCGCTCCCTGTACAAGCGTCTTGTCACGTCTCAAGGTTTCTTTGGTGACAATCATTGGGAAACCCTGCGTCTCCTGGAACGGCGAATGCTGCTTTATCCCTCAGCCTTCTTCTTCTGCTGGGGACCAG caataTTTCTAGCTACTATGATGCTGGTGAAACCGGATATGATAGAGGGAAGGATGGGAGTCATTCTCTACATCCTACAG GCGTTCACTTCTGCTTCTCAGGGTCTGTTAAACTGCCTGGTTTATGGCTGGACACAGCAGCACTTTCGCTctctcagcagcagcagcaccctACGGGACACCGATACCCAGACTCCCCTGCTGCGCTCCCAGAAACGAAACTACGCTGCTTTAAAATCTGCTGCATCACTCACCAATTTTGTCTGA